Proteins co-encoded in one Kribbella solani genomic window:
- a CDS encoding PmoA family protein, translating into MTRNLGCNHAVGRSIQVTAGGRELFTYVYNADDPQYESPRPYFHPIRTLTGDLVSVYRPWDHLWHKGLAWSLPHFGRDNFWGGPTYAKEDGYQPRDNNGSQHHDRVDALDVSDDEVRFAHHLSWHTQSGKQVVDELRTIITRCTDDGWVLRYETAMTNVSGEDVPIGSPTTAGRPNAGYGGLFWRGPRCFTNGTILSPQGSGRDELMGQRAPWMGFTARQDETDTASTIIVADDTGNVRHPPRWFVRSENFAAVCPAPWFSEELPVPAGSTLNLRYAVLVADGLSDDARANALADQARKALG; encoded by the coding sequence ATGACGCGGAATCTTGGCTGCAACCACGCGGTCGGCCGATCCATCCAGGTCACCGCGGGCGGCCGCGAGCTGTTCACGTACGTGTACAACGCGGACGACCCGCAGTACGAATCGCCGCGCCCGTACTTCCACCCGATCCGCACGCTGACCGGCGATCTGGTCAGCGTGTACCGCCCGTGGGATCACCTGTGGCACAAGGGTCTCGCGTGGTCGCTGCCGCACTTCGGGCGGGACAATTTCTGGGGCGGGCCGACGTACGCCAAGGAGGACGGCTACCAGCCGCGGGACAACAACGGATCGCAGCACCACGACCGGGTGGACGCGCTCGACGTCAGCGATGACGAGGTCCGGTTCGCGCATCACCTCTCGTGGCACACCCAGAGCGGCAAGCAGGTCGTCGACGAGCTGCGTACGATCATCACGCGCTGCACCGACGACGGCTGGGTGTTGCGGTACGAGACCGCGATGACGAACGTGTCCGGCGAGGACGTACCGATCGGCAGCCCGACCACGGCCGGTCGGCCGAACGCCGGGTACGGCGGACTGTTCTGGCGCGGACCGCGCTGCTTTACCAACGGCACGATCCTCTCCCCGCAGGGCAGCGGGCGCGACGAGTTGATGGGGCAGCGCGCACCGTGGATGGGCTTCACCGCGCGGCAGGACGAGACGGACACGGCGTCGACGATCATCGTCGCGGACGACACCGGCAACGTACGCCATCCTCCGCGGTGGTTCGTCCGCTCGGAGAACTTCGCCGCGGTCTGCCCGGCTCCGTGGTTCTCCGAAGAACTGCCTGTCCCGGCCGGCAGCACTCTTAACCTCAGGTACGCCGTCCTGGTCGCCGACGGTCTCTCCGATGACGCCCGCGCCAACGCGCTCGCGGACCAGGCGCGGAAAGCACTGGGCTAA